A genomic window from Sphingobacterium spiritivorum includes:
- a CDS encoding DinB family protein — MNPLKSDEYPAIYADYIETIVGDVMEVLEDQLNTFPAFISSIPKDKELYKYAEDKWTIKEVLCHILDAERVMSYRALRFARNDMTSLPAFEQEEFVQNGRHNERTLESIIEEFNYLRRSNLSLFHTFNETELSRKGMASDRLISVRAFVYIVAGHLNHHKFIIQERYLNPDNE; from the coding sequence ATGAACCCACTCAAATCGGATGAATACCCGGCAATCTACGCTGACTACATAGAGACTATTGTCGGAGACGTAATGGAAGTCCTTGAAGATCAACTCAACACCTTCCCTGCTTTTATATCATCTATCCCCAAAGATAAAGAGCTGTACAAATACGCAGAGGATAAATGGACTATCAAAGAGGTATTGTGCCATATTCTGGATGCAGAACGTGTCATGTCTTACCGAGCATTGCGCTTTGCAAGAAATGATATGACTTCATTACCTGCTTTTGAACAGGAAGAATTTGTGCAAAACGGACGACACAACGAACGTACACTGGAAAGTATAATCGAAGAATTCAATTATCTGAGACGATCAAATCTGTCTTTGTTTCATACCTTTAATGAAACAGAACTGAGTCGTAAAGGGATGGCTTCTGACCGTCTGATCAGTGTCCGCGCCTTTGTCTATATCGTAGCCGGCCACTTGAATCACCACAAATTTATCATACAAGAACGTTACCTTAATCCTGACAATGAGTAG
- a CDS encoding hotdog fold thioesterase: MSSIWFKEYNLDELNVIFAKNMTGFLGIKATELTENSITATMPVNEKTKQPFGLLHGGASVVLAESVGSIASNMVVNDEKYMGVGLEINANHIRSATDKEVTAICSPLHIGATTHVWDIRINNHRGQLLCISRLTVAIVPKR; the protein is encoded by the coding sequence ATGAGTAGTATCTGGTTTAAAGAATACAATCTGGATGAACTAAACGTCATATTTGCAAAAAATATGACCGGTTTTCTAGGTATTAAAGCAACTGAACTGACAGAGAACAGTATTACGGCAACCATGCCTGTCAACGAAAAAACCAAACAGCCATTCGGACTGTTGCATGGAGGAGCATCTGTAGTATTGGCCGAATCTGTAGGAAGTATTGCTTCCAACATGGTTGTCAACGATGAAAAATATATGGGTGTAGGGCTGGAGATCAATGCTAATCATATACGATCAGCAACAGATAAAGAGGTAACAGCCATATGCAGCCCCTTACATATAGGTGCAACTACGCATGTGTGGGATATCCGGATTAATAATCATCGCGGGCAATTGCTTTGCATATCGAGACTTACGGTTGCCATAGTTCCAAAAAGATAA